A stretch of DNA from Vulcanisaeta thermophila:
TACGTGGAGGTTTTACGAAGCCCCAATGAACCCCTCAGGATAATCAACATCGCAAGGCTCGAGGACGGCGTATTAATACCCACGCACTACACGGTGGTTGTTAATGACGATACTGAACTAACCCTAATACTCTACATGATAAGTGAGCCAGGGAGTAATGCGTGCCCATCAACAACCATGGAGTTGTACCTAGGCAGTAACTCCACACTAAACCTGGTGGTGGCCTCGAGCCAGGAGGCCTCGCCCAGTTACGCATACATTAAGGTCATGGCTGGTGAAAACTCCACGGTGAATGCATGGACATTATTACTAAACGGCTCCATGAACCATCATAGGGAGGATTACGTGCTCAATGGACGAGGGGCCAGGGTTAGGCATGAGGGGCTTGAGATAGGCCTTGGGACATCCAGGATTGATTACATAGTTAACCTAATGCATGTTGGTGAGTCCTCCACATCATACTCAAGGGTCACTGGAGTATCGAAGGATAAGTCATTCGTAATACATAGGGGTTTGGGCAGAATAACCGAGAAGGCCAGGTGGAGTGATACCACGGTGGAGGGTAAAGTATTCATACTTAACGAGGGCTCCTACGCGGCCTCCGTGCCCATAATAATGGTGGACACAGGCGATGTAAATGGTGCGAGGCACAGCGCTGCGGATGCTTCGTTGGATGAGGACCAGGTTAATTATCTCAGGTTGAGGGGTATTTCCAGGGATGAGGTTATCCCCCTGATTATCCATGAGGTCACGTCCAGATTCCTTGGATCAATACCCAGCGTATTAAGGGATGACGCACAGTTCCTAAGGGACTTAATAACCAGTAAGATCATTACTTAATGGCTTCTATGCATACGAAACCGTACCTCTCAGCCTCATCTACACTGACCGTGTAAGCCCCATCCTCATAATCCCCCAAACCCCTGGATAACGTGGCCACAATCCTACTAATCCTGAAACCCACCTCCCTCAGTAACTCGCTCACTTCCCTCACGGTGTAGAAGTGCGCCGCTGAGTAGAACCTGTGGCCCCTTTTACCCAACTCCATGTAGAATCTTCCGTGTGGTGACTCACGGGGTACTATGCACGTTACCAACCTACCACCTTCCCTAAGCACCCTATGGCTTTCCCTGAGGGATTTCCTTGGGTCGTCCAGGAAGCATATGGTCACCACAATGAGTATGTAATCCAGGGCTCCATCCCTAATGGGCATAAGCTCACCAACACCAGCAATGACCCATACGCCCCGCCCCCTGGCCAGTTGGGCCATGCCCCACGCGGGCTCCAGGCCCATTGGTACGCCGAGCCTATGTGCAAAGAAGCCGCTGCCCACGCCAAGCTCCATGCCGAAGCCCCTGAAGCCAAAGCTCATGAGGGCCCTTACCTCGGTCTCCGCCGTGGGTTTATGCCTTGTGTACCATGAGTCGTAGTCTAGCGCGTACCTGTTGAATAATGGCGAGGTGCTCATGGTACCACCTTACCTAGTTATGTCGAAGTACGTGTCCAGTGTGATCTCCGCTATGTCATAACTATACTCCGATATCCTCCTGAAGCTCTCGATTATCATCATCAACCTACCGCCCACGTCAACGTGCAACCCACTGCCGTAGATATCCTTTATTATCTCCATGCTCTTAACCCTCATATACTTCCTCCTATCCAAAACAGAGAGTGCGTCGTCAAGGTTCCTATTTATGAAGGAGAAGGCTGAGGTCCTTAGTAGTTCCGCGGAGCTCCTACCCATCTCCACGAGGTGGTCCACAAATGATGGGTTCTCGGCACAGCATAGTTTCCTAACCTCGTGTATGAAGTTTGCAGCCCTCCATGCATGGTCACCGGCTCTCTCTAGGGATTTGGCCACCATTAGTGAGTTTACCAGCTCCCTTGAATTCTCAACCTCCAGTTTACTCAGTATTGTTTGGTCCACGAGGCCCATCATCACGAGCCTAGCCATTAGTAGGTAGAGCCTATCGACCTCATTATCCCTCTCTACAATCTCCTCCACATCCCCATCACCCCTAAACAACGCCAGTGCGTCATCTATCATCCCAAGGACCACAAGGGCCATCCTATTGAGCAACCTCTTAATGGGTATTTCAGGGCTTGGCATGATGAACTTAATGACCAGGTAATCGCCACCCTCCTCAATAACCTCAGCCCCTGATATCCTATCCCTAATTAACTCCTTAACCGCGGGCTTTATGGCCGTGAACTTACCAAACACCAGCTTAACCTGGTCAATACCCCTAAGGTAGTGCGTTATCAACCTCCTCAACGCGTAATCCGGGTCCCCCCTCTCAATGGTGATGGTGACGCCCGTACCCAACCCAGTGTTTACGGCCATGTTCAGGGGCGTTACGACCATGTAATTACCCATTAATTGAATGAGTACGGGAGACCCTGGCCTGAGCCCCATGGCATCAACCCACCTCTTGGGCAGGGTAATGCCCAGTGATGACCTCCCTAGGATTTGGAGTTTACGTATTTCCTGCTCAACCACAGGGTTAATAAGTATCAAGTATTTAAATGTTTACGAAAAACAGGCAACGGGAGGCCCGGTGCTTCTTAGGTTATTAATCACGGGGCCGCCAGGCGTGGGGAAGACCACGTTGGTTAGGAGGGTTGTTGATTACGTGAGGCAGCGTGGTGTTGAGGTTCACGGGTTCATAACGGAGGAGGTTAGGCAGGGTGGTGCCAGGGTTGGCTTTAAAATAATTAACCTAAGCACTGGTGAGTGGGATTGGTTGGCCCACGTGTCACTATTTCAGGGTGGCCCTAGGGTTGGTAAGTACAATGTTAATATTAATGCAATGGTGAGGCTGGGCATACCCTCAATACTGAGTGCCAAGCCCAATTCACTACTTGTTGTTGATGAGATTGGCAAGATGGAGCTACTCGCCGGTGACTTCATAAGCGCCATTGAGGGTGTCATGGGCAGCGTGAGCTTCCTGGGCACCATATACATGGGCTATGGGAGCAACCCCAAACTTACGGGCTTCATTAGGAGGCATGGTATTAAGGTCATAGAGTTAACTAGGGAGAATAGGGATAGGGTGCTTAATGAGGTGTTGAATGAGGTTAGGTCCGCCCTGGGTATTTAATTAATTGATTAAATATTAATGGGTAATCGCCACGTTATTAATGGGTTAGGTTTAAATAAGAATTAAAATAAGTGGTTCCGTGGATAGATTGAGGATATTGCTGGTCTCGGACCTTCACGGTTCAAGCACAGCCTTTGGTAAACTCTCAAACGCTCTCAAGTTCTATAAGGCTGATGTGGTGGTTCTGGCCGGTGACTTAACGGGTAAGGCCCTGATCCCCATCATAAGGAGGAATGGTGGTTACGTCGTGGGTAGAAGCGTCAGTAAGTACCTACTGAATTTCCTAAACGGTAAGAATGAGTTCAACGAGGGGAGGCTTGATGATGTGGTGAGGGCCATCAGATCCAGGGGCTACTACCCATACATAACCGATGAGGCCGATTATGAGGAACTGATCAACAATGAGGCTAAAGTTAAGGAGGTGTTCATTAAGTTGATGATGAGTGCGCTCCTTGAGGATTTGGGTAAGGTTGAGGAGAGGTATAGGGAGCATGGTGTTAAGCTCCTCATAATGCCGGGTAATGATGATTACCAGGAAATAGCGGATTACGTAAACCATAAACTAAGCTCAGACGTGATAATACCCATTGACGAGGGCATTTACGAGTTCAATGGCTACACATTCATAGGGTTTGGATACTCAACACCAACACCCTGGCACACACCGAGGGAGGTTCCCGAGGATGAGTTGAGGGCTAGGGTTTCCAAGCTCATTGATG
This window harbors:
- a CDS encoding SufD family Fe-S cluster assembly protein; amino-acid sequence: MMNPKWLVDVKSKAKELVDKVPYQQIRDSPSVKYYTDWTRFDKCLDPAQQHVTSNVGVTKYQLPPASLLSINGSISTSRIPSNVNAWELSELGEDKGSLVLRSMDPSESKALARHVANLVGGGYVEVLRSPNEPLRIINIARLEDGVLIPTHYTVVVNDDTELTLILYMISEPGSNACPSTTMELYLGSNSTLNLVVASSQEASPSYAYIKVMAGENSTVNAWTLLLNGSMNHHREDYVLNGRGARVRHEGLEIGLGTSRIDYIVNLMHVGESSTSYSRVTGVSKDKSFVIHRGLGRITEKARWSDTTVEGKVFILNEGSYAASVPIIMVDTGDVNGARHSAADASLDEDQVNYLRLRGISRDEVIPLIIHEVTSRFLGSIPSVLRDDAQFLRDLITSKIIT
- a CDS encoding class I SAM-dependent methyltransferase, with translation MSTSPLFNRYALDYDSWYTRHKPTAETEVRALMSFGFRGFGMELGVGSGFFAHRLGVPMGLEPAWGMAQLARGRGVWVIAGVGELMPIRDGALDYILIVVTICFLDDPRKSLRESHRVLREGGRLVTCIVPRESPHGRFYMELGKRGHRFYSAAHFYTVREVSELLREVGFRISRIVATLSRGLGDYEDGAYTVSVDEAERYGFVCIEAIK
- a CDS encoding phosphate uptake regulator PhoU, with the translated sequence MVEQEIRKLQILGRSSLGITLPKRWVDAMGLRPGSPVLIQLMGNYMVVTPLNMAVNTGLGTGVTITIERGDPDYALRRLITHYLRGIDQVKLVFGKFTAIKPAVKELIRDRISGAEVIEEGGDYLVIKFIMPSPEIPIKRLLNRMALVVLGMIDDALALFRGDGDVEEIVERDNEVDRLYLLMARLVMMGLVDQTILSKLEVENSRELVNSLMVAKSLERAGDHAWRAANFIHEVRKLCCAENPSFVDHLVEMGRSSAELLRTSAFSFINRNLDDALSVLDRRKYMRVKSMEIIKDIYGSGLHVDVGGRLMMIIESFRRISEYSYDIAEITLDTYFDITR
- a CDS encoding NTPase; translation: MLLRLLITGPPGVGKTTLVRRVVDYVRQRGVEVHGFITEEVRQGGARVGFKIINLSTGEWDWLAHVSLFQGGPRVGKYNVNINAMVRLGIPSILSAKPNSLLVVDEIGKMELLAGDFISAIEGVMGSVSFLGTIYMGYGSNPKLTGFIRRHGIKVIELTRENRDRVLNEVLNEVRSALGI
- a CDS encoding metallophosphoesterase family protein, coding for MDRLRILLVSDLHGSSTAFGKLSNALKFYKADVVVLAGDLTGKALIPIIRRNGGYVVGRSVSKYLLNFLNGKNEFNEGRLDDVVRAIRSRGYYPYITDEADYEELINNEAKVKEVFIKLMMSALLEDLGKVEERYREHGVKLLIMPGNDDYQEIADYVNHKLSSDVIIPIDEGIYEFNGYTFIGFGYSTPTPWHTPREVPEDELRARVSKLIDGVDTSRRGKMIFVIHDPPHGTLIDQAYQLDRDFKPVIRGGEVARVHVGSRAVRELIEVHSPILGLHGHIHESPGIDYVRNSAGFRTHVVNAGSEYSQGVLRLAYLIIEGGRLRNYFLMSG